In Candidatus Nomurabacteria bacterium, the following proteins share a genomic window:
- a CDS encoding transposase, with protein MRIHNILRNTRGFAKAADSALKWQTMKNKQEVERRVKILTFWQKHGTNTTKDAFGVSRPTLFRWQKELNDSNGNIQALDPKSTAPKKRRVRQISPPLEQAIINWRTKRPRIGGKKLVPLLKKEGFKVSVSYVNRCISDLKELGRLPNPVKLSWYAKSGTHKEQRKTKVKKQRRPQKQGLEIDTIVRHIDGTKRYILTAIDIERRFAYARTYTSHSSNSARDFLKQLIHYTPFSIDEIQTDNGSEFAKYFHEACLTLNINHYHTYPRCPKMNAYIERFNRTVQEEHIIYHRSLLRDSIPDFNDSLNEWLYWYNHERPHEGLGLLSPMEYYREHYEIESQRW; from the coding sequence ATGAGAATACATAACATTTTAAGGAACACCAGAGGGTTTGCCAAAGCGGCTGATAGTGCTCTAAAGTGGCAGACAATGAAAAACAAACAGGAGGTCGAAAGAAGAGTTAAAATACTCACGTTTTGGCAAAAACATGGTACTAATACCACCAAAGATGCTTTTGGCGTATCTAGACCAACTTTATTTAGATGGCAAAAAGAACTAAATGATAGTAATGGTAATATCCAAGCCCTAGACCCCAAGAGTACTGCTCCTAAGAAACGAAGAGTGAGACAGATATCACCACCACTAGAGCAAGCTATTATCAACTGGCGTACTAAGCGACCACGGATTGGTGGGAAAAAGCTGGTACCGCTATTGAAGAAGGAAGGATTCAAGGTGTCAGTTTCCTATGTTAATCGCTGTATCAGTGATCTTAAAGAACTAGGTAGACTACCGAATCCAGTTAAGCTCTCTTGGTACGCTAAGAGTGGTACACACAAAGAACAAAGAAAAACCAAGGTTAAAAAACAAAGAAGACCACAAAAACAAGGTTTGGAGATAGACACTATCGTGAGACACATAGATGGCACTAAACGGTACATACTCACCGCCATAGACATAGAAAGACGGTTTGCTTACGCTCGTACTTATACCAGTCATTCTTCAAATAGTGCTCGAGACTTTCTAAAACAACTTATACACTATACCCCTTTTAGTATAGATGAGATACAGACTGATAATGGTTCAGAATTCGCTAAATACTTCCACGAAGCTTGTTTAACTCTTAACATCAACCATTATCACACTTATCCACGTTGTCCTAAGATGAATGCCTATATAGAGCGATTCAATCGTACCGTTCAAGAAGAACACATTATTTATCACCGATCCCTGCTTCGAGATAGTATTCCTGACTTCAATGATTCACTGAATGAATGGTTGTATTGGTATAACCATGAGAGACCGCATGAAGGACTGGGTCTTTTGTCGCCCATGGAGTATTATAGAGAACATTATGAGATAGAGTCTCAAAGGTGGTGA
- a CDS encoding type II secretion system F family protein, translating to MPTFKYTGEDEEGKNVTETVTADDRYAVYDIARQAGHKVASIEEESSLKLVRLLNIEKINYLLSRVSADELVMVTRNLGSMITAGLTLTRSLSVIQRQTDNPRLKGTIAVLVEKINNGDQFNAALKEFPETFNDMYVAMVRAGEESGRLAEALQTLAIQMERSSSLKKRIKSAMIYPAIVISIMVVIGILMMIYVMPTLLSVFENGDMELPASTKFFIALSNFINNNILLTIGGLIGLVAGVIYFLRTKIGRKIFSWTVVRLPLIGTMAKEANSAQTARTLASLLDSGVDVVQSLEITTDVIQNVYYKKVIKQARDSVEKGSALSDTFIEHSELYPILVGEMILVGEETGKISGMMGELAVFYEGEVERKTKDMSTIIEPLLMVVIGASVGFFALAVISPIYSISDGLGG from the coding sequence ATGCCGACCTTTAAGTACACCGGTGAAGATGAGGAGGGCAAAAACGTAACCGAAACCGTTACCGCTGACGACCGATACGCTGTTTATGATATAGCTAGACAAGCCGGCCACAAAGTCGCAAGCATCGAAGAAGAATCTTCCTTAAAATTGGTTAGATTGCTAAATATTGAAAAGATAAATTACTTACTTAGCCGAGTTTCCGCTGACGAGTTGGTCATGGTCACACGAAACCTCGGTTCAATGATTACTGCTGGATTAACCCTAACCAGATCATTGTCAGTTATCCAGAGACAAACAGACAATCCGCGCTTAAAAGGAACAATCGCGGTACTGGTAGAAAAAATAAACAATGGTGACCAGTTTAATGCTGCTCTTAAAGAGTTTCCAGAGACCTTCAACGACATGTACGTGGCCATGGTGCGGGCCGGAGAGGAAAGCGGGCGACTGGCTGAGGCACTACAAACTCTTGCCATACAGATGGAGCGATCTTCCAGTCTGAAAAAACGAATAAAAAGTGCCATGATCTACCCGGCTATTGTTATTTCCATCATGGTGGTCATAGGAATCTTGATGATGATTTATGTAATGCCAACTCTGCTCTCTGTTTTTGAGAATGGCGATATGGAACTACCGGCCTCAACAAAGTTTTTTATTGCTTTAAGTAATTTTATTAACAACAATATTCTTCTTACAATCGGAGGCTTAATAGGTTTAGTAGCGGGAGTAATTTATTTTCTTAGAACCAAAATCGGTCGAAAGATTTTCTCTTGGACCGTAGTCAGACTACCACTTATCGGTACCATGGCTAAGGAGGCCAACTCTGCCCAAACCGCTCGGACCTTAGCTTCTCTTCTTGATTCTGGTGTAGATGTGGTGCAATCACTTGAAATAACAACTGATGTTATTCAAAATGTATACTACAAAAAAGTCATCAAACAGGCTCGCGATTCGGTTGAAAAGGGCTCTGCTTTATCCGACACATTTATTGAACATTCCGAGCTATACCCTATTTTAGTAGGAGAAATGATTTTGGTGGGTGAAGAAACTGGAAAAATATCCGGCATGATGGGCGAGTTAGCTGTTTTTTATGAAGGTGAGGTGGAAAGAAAAACTAAAGACATGTCGACTATTATTGAACCGCTTTTAATGGTTGTAATCGGTGCCAGTGTTGGCTTCTTTGCCTTAGCAGTTATATCTCCTATCTATTCAATCTCAGATGGTCTTGGCGGATAA
- a CDS encoding ribonuclease HI family protein — METIVTFTDGGARGNPGPAGVGVQITKDGEVVREVKKSIGNATNNFAEYYGVMLALQTLKQIYGKKTKEMQFEMRMDSELVKKQLNAEYQIKEPGLVPMFIEIHNLRVSNFPNLSFVHIPRAQNKEADRLANEAMDGE; from the coding sequence ATGGAAACAATAGTGACTTTTACAGATGGGGGAGCCCGTGGCAATCCAGGACCAGCTGGAGTCGGAGTGCAAATTACCAAGGATGGTGAGGTGGTACGAGAAGTTAAAAAATCTATCGGCAACGCTACCAATAATTTTGCAGAATATTACGGTGTAATGTTGGCCCTACAAACTCTGAAACAGATATACGGAAAAAAAACCAAAGAAATGCAGTTTGAAATGCGTATGGATAGTGAGTTGGTAAAAAAGCAACTTAACGCTGAATACCAGATTAAAGAACCAGGATTGGTACCGATGTTTATTGAAATACATAACTTACGCGTATCTAATTTTCCTAACCTTTCTTTTGTTCACATCCCAAGAGCCCAGAACAAAGAAGCGGACAGACTGGCTAACGAAGCGATGGATGGAGAATAA
- a CDS encoding prepilin-type N-terminal cleavage/methylation domain-containing protein, protein MNWTTKYNNGFSLIEVILGVSIITIIGIFVGLSVTQFSSTRNTILSETKKIYLAEEGYEIIRLLRDETWTNISSLSLDTTYFLDISTTTLAISGTPEIINNDYTRSFSLQYAYRDGSNDIVASSTPGATADVDMRKVFIYVSDGKSTTTYKALLANLPTP, encoded by the coding sequence ATGAACTGGACCACAAAATATAACAATGGCTTTTCATTAATTGAAGTCATATTGGGTGTGTCAATTATTACTATAATTGGAATCTTTGTTGGATTATCTGTCACACAATTTTCCAGCACAAGAAACACTATCTTGAGTGAAACAAAAAAAATATACTTGGCAGAAGAAGGCTACGAAATAATACGACTTCTACGGGATGAAACTTGGACCAATATTAGCAGCCTGTCTCTAGATACTACATATTTTCTTGATATATCAACCACTACCTTAGCAATCTCTGGAACTCCAGAAATAATCAACAATGACTACACTCGCAGTTTCTCACTACAATATGCTTACCGTGACGGTTCAAACGATATTGTGGCCTCTTCCACCCCGGGAGCAACGGCTGACGTAGATATGAGAAAGGTTTTTATTTATGTGTCTGATGGAAAATCTACCACCACTTACAAGGCATTACTAGCTAATCTGCCTACTCCATAA
- the pgk gene encoding phosphoglycerate kinase: MNLKLITDVQDLKGKYVLVRSSLNVPLDNGTIRDDFRLKRAMPTLRFLREQGAKTIIISHIGREEHETLKPVFDYFNQPEVLPMTWGGKVTETKFTDTRDSMKEGDIVMCENLRQDKREEKNDKDLAEFIANFGDIYVNDAFAAAHREHVSTYGVGKLLPAYAGMTLAEEVEHLTKMMNPCEPSILLLGGAKFETKMPLVEKYLALYDHIFIGGALAHDVMKARGLEIGKSLVSDISLADSPFLWSEKLMVPVDVVVEGTDGNKSTKSADSVSPDEKIFDLGEETIMMLKPYLEKACAVLWNGPFGNYEFGYSEGTEALARIVAGAEGISVIGGGDTVASVNKLDLAQKFEFVSIGGGAMLTFLEHGTTPAIELLRA; encoded by the coding sequence ATGAATTTGAAATTGATTACAGATGTTCAAGATCTGAAAGGGAAGTATGTATTGGTTAGATCTTCACTTAATGTACCACTTGATAATGGAACAATTCGAGATGATTTCAGACTAAAAAGAGCCATGCCTACTTTGCGTTTTTTGCGAGAACAGGGAGCCAAAACCATAATTATTTCCCATATTGGCCGCGAAGAACACGAGACTTTAAAACCAGTGTTTGACTACTTTAATCAACCCGAGGTGTTACCAATGACTTGGGGAGGGAAGGTAACCGAAACAAAATTCACAGATACCAGAGACAGTATGAAAGAAGGCGATATAGTGATGTGCGAAAATCTAAGGCAAGATAAGCGTGAGGAGAAAAATGACAAAGATCTAGCTGAGTTCATTGCTAATTTTGGTGACATCTATGTCAATGACGCTTTTGCTGCCGCGCACCGCGAACATGTTTCTACTTATGGAGTCGGTAAACTTTTACCAGCTTATGCCGGCATGACTTTAGCCGAAGAGGTAGAACATCTGACTAAGATGATGAATCCCTGTGAACCGTCTATTCTACTTTTAGGAGGAGCAAAGTTTGAAACCAAGATGCCTTTAGTAGAAAAATATCTCGCCCTTTATGACCACATCTTCATTGGTGGAGCTTTAGCACACGATGTAATGAAAGCGCGTGGTTTGGAAATTGGTAAATCTTTAGTTTCAGACATATCTTTAGCAGACAGCCCATTCTTGTGGAGTGAAAAACTTATGGTACCGGTAGATGTGGTAGTAGAAGGAACAGATGGAAACAAAAGTACGAAGTCAGCTGACAGTGTCTCTCCCGATGAAAAAATCTTTGACCTCGGTGAAGAAACCATCATGATGCTAAAGCCATATCTAGAAAAAGCCTGTGCCGTGTTGTGGAACGGTCCATTTGGTAACTACGAATTTGGCTACAGCGAAGGAACTGAGGCCTTAGCTAGAATTGTAGCTGGGGCAGAAGGTATCAGCGTGATTGGCGGAGGAGATACAGTCGCCTCGGTCAATAAACTTGACCTGGCACAAAAATTTGAATTTGTTTCAATTGGCGGGGGAGCAATGTTAACTTTCCTAGAACACGGTACTACACCAGCGATTGAACTTTTGCGAGCTTAG
- a CDS encoding HIT family protein produces the protein MDDIFLKIINREIPAYIVYEDDKVIAFLDINPVNRGHALVVPKTKFRNILDGDSEVLAHMMKVAQKIAQAQMKELKADGVTIVMNNEPAGGQEVWHAHLHVVPRFDNDEAYQKPRHVACTDEEFVEVKEKLSEALA, from the coding sequence ATGGATGATATTTTTTTGAAAATAATAAACCGCGAAATACCGGCGTATATAGTTTATGAGGATGATAAGGTAATAGCTTTTTTGGATATTAATCCAGTAAACAGAGGCCATGCTTTGGTGGTACCTAAAACCAAGTTCAGAAATATTTTAGACGGCGATTCAGAAGTATTGGCTCATATGATGAAAGTTGCGCAAAAGATAGCCCAAGCACAGATGAAAGAACTAAAAGCTGACGGTGTAACCATAGTTATGAACAACGAACCAGCTGGTGGTCAAGAAGTCTGGCATGCTCATTTGCATGTGGTACCGAGATTTGATAATGATGAGGCATATCAAAAACCAAGACATGTGGCTTGTACAGACGAAGAGTTTGTGGAAGTTAAAGAAAAGCTAAGCGAAGCTTTAGCTTAA
- the recJ gene encoding single-stranded-DNA-specific exonuclease RecJ, which produces MTLFTVKEAILDNELGDLGVSDKTLGQLLYNRDLKTKDEVEKFLNPSYDEHLHDPFLLHDMEKAVARILRAIADDEKVVIYSDYDCDGIPGGVVLHDFFKAIGFENFSNYIPHRHYDGFGLSEKAVLSINKDSDPALIITIDCGTTDFEAVRVAKEQGIDVIITDHHEPKEKLPEAVAVVNPKIGNTYPFTGLCGAAVMYKLVQALIARGNFEINVGQEKWWLDMVGVATIADMVPLRGENRVLAHYGLRVLRKTRRPGLQKLLRKQKVDPRYLSEDDIGFTIGPRINAASRMDTPEDAFTLLSTTDEGEAEARMLHLEKLNTERKTAVSQMTKELHKRLELLEEIPAVFAMGNPNWRPSLVGLSANKLAEEYKRPVFLWGKDGNGMFKGSCRSGGEVSVVKLMEAVPEIFYEFGGHHASGGFTVREEKIHFFTEALQKAHEALGTEAVVHEPLSVDMEITLDMINNQLLKAQRACAPFGADNAKPLYLISNVKPEEVTVFGKAKDHTKLTFETTGLAKEAIAFFKLPENFTVTPTTAKAVSILAHLEESFFMGRMQIRLRVIDVI; this is translated from the coding sequence ATGACTCTATTTACAGTCAAGGAGGCTATTCTAGACAACGAGCTCGGTGATCTCGGGGTAAGCGACAAAACACTAGGTCAACTACTCTATAACCGCGACCTTAAAACTAAAGACGAGGTGGAGAAATTTTTAAACCCTTCTTACGACGAACATCTCCATGACCCATTCCTGCTTCATGATATGGAAAAGGCAGTAGCGAGAATTCTAAGAGCTATTGCTGATGATGAGAAGGTGGTTATTTATAGTGATTATGACTGTGATGGTATTCCAGGCGGGGTGGTGCTCCATGATTTTTTTAAAGCGATTGGGTTTGAAAATTTTTCTAATTACATTCCACACCGACATTATGACGGCTTTGGTTTAAGTGAAAAAGCGGTTTTGTCCATTAATAAAGACAGTGACCCAGCACTGATAATCACTATTGATTGCGGTACGACGGATTTTGAAGCGGTACGAGTGGCTAAAGAGCAAGGTATAGATGTGATTATTACTGATCATCATGAACCAAAGGAAAAATTGCCAGAAGCGGTGGCGGTGGTAAATCCAAAAATTGGCAACACTTATCCTTTTACTGGTCTTTGCGGAGCGGCGGTGATGTATAAGCTGGTACAAGCTCTGATTGCTCGGGGTAACTTTGAGATAAATGTTGGGCAGGAAAAATGGTGGCTTGATATGGTAGGGGTCGCCACCATAGCAGACATGGTGCCGCTTCGTGGTGAGAATAGAGTCTTAGCACATTATGGCCTAAGGGTTTTACGCAAGACACGTCGGCCGGGCTTACAAAAACTTCTTAGAAAACAAAAGGTTGATCCACGGTATTTATCTGAAGACGACATTGGTTTTACTATCGGTCCGCGTATCAATGCTGCTTCGCGTATGGATACGCCAGAAGATGCCTTTACTCTACTTTCAACCACTGATGAAGGTGAGGCAGAGGCGAGAATGTTGCATCTAGAAAAACTAAACACCGAGCGCAAGACGGCAGTATCCCAAATGACTAAAGAGCTCCATAAGCGATTGGAATTACTAGAAGAAATACCAGCGGTATTTGCCATGGGTAATCCGAATTGGCGACCGTCTTTGGTCGGTTTGTCGGCTAATAAGCTGGCGGAAGAATACAAACGTCCGGTTTTTCTTTGGGGCAAGGATGGCAACGGTATGTTTAAAGGATCATGTCGTTCCGGTGGAGAAGTAAGTGTAGTGAAATTAATGGAAGCTGTTCCAGAAATCTTTTATGAGTTTGGAGGACATCACGCTTCAGGCGGTTTCACCGTGCGCGAAGAAAAAATACACTTTTTTACCGAAGCTCTACAAAAGGCCCACGAGGCTCTAGGTACTGAAGCAGTAGTGCATGAACCACTTTCGGTTGATATGGAAATTACTTTAGACATGATCAATAATCAATTACTTAAAGCTCAGAGAGCTTGTGCACCGTTTGGGGCCGATAACGCCAAACCTCTTTATCTTATAAGTAACGTAAAGCCAGAAGAAGTAACGGTATTTGGTAAGGCCAAGGATCATACCAAATTGACTTTTGAGACTACCGGACTGGCCAAAGAAGCGATTGCTTTCTTTAAACTACCAGAGAATTTTACTGTTACCCCAACCACGGCTAAAGCCGTATCAATATTGGCTCACTTAGAAGAAAGCTTTTTTATGGGCCGGATGCAGATTCGACTGCGAGTGATTGATGTCATATAA
- a CDS encoding prepilin-type N-terminal cleavage/methylation domain-containing protein, protein MKLHLKQNNKAGFTLIESLVYIFIFVLISGGAIGLLFSLNDLLLQYKLKQELLASGTAAIERILIEARQADTLTLAGSVLASSTAGVIILTQDANSTKIMKNGTQLELYKNGVLESTLTTANVDVVGSTFYHYTLNNKELIRVRLDLEANIGNQTETWSVSGGAIIRGSYAST, encoded by the coding sequence ATGAAATTACATCTAAAACAAAATAACAAAGCCGGCTTTACCTTAATAGAAAGTTTAGTTTATATATTTATTTTTGTCTTGATTAGCGGTGGTGCTATTGGTCTACTTTTTTCTCTTAACGATTTGTTACTGCAATATAAATTAAAACAAGAATTACTAGCTTCTGGTACAGCTGCTATAGAAAGAATACTAATTGAAGCCAGGCAGGCTGACACCCTTACCTTAGCCGGAAGTGTACTCGCCTCATCTACCGCTGGTGTAATAATTTTAACCCAGGATGCAAACAGTACTAAAATTATGAAAAACGGCACTCAATTAGAGCTCTACAAAAATGGAGTTTTAGAAAGTACTCTAACTACAGCCAATGTAGACGTAGTCGGGTCAACTTTTTATCACTATACCTTAAACAACAAGGAACTGATCCGAGTTCGCCTGGATTTAGAAGCCAATATCGGTAACCAAACCGAGACATGGTCAGTGAGCGGTGGCGCTATAATCAGAGGTTCATATGCAAGTACATAA
- a CDS encoding type II/IV secretion system protein, translated as MIQWNHKRPKSSLGIVVRIQDEQLKRFVLDAGLIKKADIASAEKVAKDERRTLAEAFISQGYMTEDDMRRIESYVLGIPFISLKNVKIDFEILSLIPEPVARNHNIIAYKKTDKELEVAMLDTNDLPAIDFVKKKVGFKILPRLTDTESMRTALRQYQKNLKDEFGDIIMKDASALKVIAEENGEELSEKDLKKIAEDLPVVRIVDTLLRHAIIQGASDIHIEPNEEEVIVRYRIDGILSDAMKLPKHAAGTIAARIKVLSNLKLDQKRLPQDGRFKMEMDGQKVAFRVSMLPVFYGEKIVMRLLRENRSGFSLEGIGFHGSTLDRIHKATRATTGIILVTGPTGSGKSTTLYTVLDLLNTPEVNISTIEDPIEYQMPRINQSQVKPDIGFTFAAGLRSLMRQDPDIIMVGEIRDEETASLAINAALTGHLVLATVHTNSASGTVARLIDMGVESFLLVSTLRVAIGQRLVRKLADDKIPYTLSKSERSELADRVDMDIVLNTLKEEKIIKDDATWNDVEFFRPKEKGETEDGYKGRMGIHEVLEVSPTIKEMVISGKTSDDIEKQARKEGMLTMIEDGIYKAARGLTSIEEVLRVINE; from the coding sequence ATGATACAATGGAACCATAAGAGGCCTAAAAGCTCTTTGGGAATTGTTGTGCGTATACAAGATGAACAACTGAAACGTTTTGTACTTGATGCCGGTCTCATCAAGAAGGCTGATATTGCGTCTGCTGAAAAAGTCGCCAAGGATGAGCGTCGGACTTTGGCTGAAGCCTTTATTTCACAAGGCTATATGACCGAAGACGATATGCGACGCATTGAGTCGTATGTCCTTGGTATTCCTTTTATCTCACTTAAAAACGTTAAAATTGATTTTGAAATTCTTTCTCTGATACCAGAGCCAGTCGCCCGAAATCACAACATCATCGCTTACAAAAAAACCGACAAGGAGCTTGAGGTGGCCATGCTTGATACCAACGATCTACCAGCGATTGACTTTGTTAAAAAGAAAGTGGGCTTTAAAATCCTCCCACGCCTCACTGACACCGAATCAATGCGGACTGCTCTGCGTCAGTACCAGAAAAATCTAAAAGATGAATTTGGTGACATTATTATGAAAGATGCTTCAGCGCTAAAAGTAATCGCGGAAGAGAACGGGGAAGAGTTGAGTGAAAAAGACCTCAAGAAAATCGCTGAAGATTTACCGGTAGTGAGAATTGTTGACACCTTACTAAGACATGCCATTATTCAAGGTGCGTCTGATATACATATTGAACCAAATGAGGAAGAGGTGATTGTACGTTATCGGATCGACGGTATATTAAGCGACGCGATGAAGCTACCAAAACATGCCGCCGGCACCATTGCGGCCAGAATAAAGGTTTTGTCTAACCTGAAGTTGGACCAAAAGCGCTTACCACAAGACGGTCGCTTTAAGATGGAAATGGACGGGCAAAAGGTGGCTTTTCGTGTCTCTATGCTACCGGTTTTCTACGGAGAAAAAATAGTAATGCGTCTACTTAGAGAAAACCGTAGCGGTTTTTCACTTGAAGGAATTGGATTTCACGGCTCTACCTTGGATCGAATCCATAAAGCAACCCGAGCTACCACCGGTATTATATTGGTAACCGGTCCAACTGGTTCCGGTAAATCTACCACCTTGTATACCGTACTTGATTTACTTAACACTCCAGAAGTTAATATCTCAACCATTGAAGATCCGATTGAATACCAAATGCCTAGAATCAACCAAAGCCAGGTTAAGCCGGATATTGGTTTTACTTTTGCCGCTGGACTCAGGTCACTAATGCGTCAGGACCCAGACATTATTATGGTAGGGGAGATTCGTGACGAGGAAACTGCTAGCCTAGCCATAAACGCCGCTTTGACTGGACATTTGGTGCTAGCGACCGTCCACACCAATTCAGCTTCCGGAACAGTGGCTCGTTTGATTGATATGGGGGTTGAATCTTTCTTATTAGTTTCAACTCTACGGGTTGCGATTGGACAACGCTTAGTCCGCAAATTAGCTGATGATAAAATTCCATACACTTTATCAAAATCAGAACGCTCAGAACTAGCCGATCGAGTAGACATGGACATAGTTCTTAACACTCTAAAAGAAGAAAAGATAATCAAAGATGATGCCACTTGGAATGATGTAGAATTTTTCCGACCTAAAGAAAAAGGCGAAACAGAAGATGGATACAAGGGACGCATGGGTATACATGAAGTACTTGAAGTCTCTCCAACCATAAAAGAAATGGTTATTTCCGGAAAAACCAGTGACGATATAGAAAAACAAGCTCGGAAAGAAGGGATGTTAACTATGATAGAAGACGGTATCTACAAAGCAGCTCGTGGACTCACTAGTATTGAGGAAGTTCTACGAGTAATCAATGAATAA
- a CDS encoding triose-phosphate isomerase translates to MKTNKPLIVANWKLNPTKLSDAKTLFAETKKKVAKITEAIVAIAPPVIFIPEVAKTVKNNEVKIGVQNVFYEERGPFTGEVAPGMVEQFGVSYVIIGHSERRKLGVTDKDVNLKIKAVLKKKMTPIVCIGERSRDDQGAFFGEVENEIKALAEDLSSTELKKVVIAYEPIWAIGTGKTATAEDVKEMQLFIVSTLTKLYDRKTAENIHLLYGGSVKASLAKNLHEQGGMNGFLVGGASLKATEFAGIVKAAID, encoded by the coding sequence ATGAAGACCAATAAACCACTGATTGTAGCCAACTGGAAATTAAATCCAACCAAATTATCTGACGCTAAAACCTTATTTGCTGAAACTAAAAAGAAAGTAGCCAAGATTACCGAGGCTATTGTAGCAATCGCTCCACCGGTTATTTTTATACCAGAAGTAGCCAAAACAGTTAAAAATAATGAGGTTAAAATCGGGGTACAAAATGTATTTTATGAAGAAAGAGGTCCATTTACAGGTGAGGTTGCTCCGGGAATGGTGGAACAATTTGGAGTAAGTTATGTGATCATCGGACATTCTGAACGCCGCAAGCTAGGAGTAACTGACAAAGATGTGAATCTTAAAATCAAAGCGGTCTTGAAAAAGAAAATGACTCCAATCGTTTGTATTGGTGAAAGATCACGCGACGATCAAGGGGCTTTCTTCGGTGAAGTAGAAAATGAGATTAAAGCCCTCGCTGAAGACCTTTCTTCAACTGAACTCAAAAAGGTGGTGATTGCTTATGAGCCAATCTGGGCCATTGGTACAGGCAAAACAGCTACAGCAGAAGATGTGAAAGAGATGCAGCTATTTATTGTGAGCACCTTAACCAAGCTTTATGATCGAAAGACAGCTGAGAACATTCATCTGCTTTACGGTGGATCAGTCAAGGCCAGCTTGGCCAAAAATCTTCACGAACAAGGTGGAATGAATGGCTTTTTGGTAGGCGGGGCTAGTCTAAAGGCGACTGAATTTGCTGGTATTGTGAAAGCAGCGATTGATTAG
- a CDS encoding prepilin-type N-terminal cleavage/methylation domain-containing protein, translated as MQNGFTLIELLVTLLLMTLLALWSFSSLKEYRDLQIARSNALEISSLIKEARQKTLSAETDTQFGVHVATSSITVFEGASYNPSDPNNLTFTFLRTNLLTQLSDSSSDIMFARLTGVPSATGTIAVGDTALNSTTTITIQEAGLVE; from the coding sequence ATGCAAAATGGCTTTACATTAATTGAACTGCTGGTAACACTTCTTTTAATGACTCTATTGGCTCTCTGGAGTTTTTCGTCTTTAAAAGAATACCGAGATTTGCAAATAGCCCGCTCCAATGCTTTAGAAATTTCTTCTCTAATTAAAGAGGCTAGACAAAAAACTCTCTCGGCAGAAACCGATACACAATTCGGTGTCCATGTTGCAACTAGTAGCATTACTGTATTTGAAGGTGCTTCATATAACCCGTCAGACCCAAACAATCTAACTTTCACTTTTTTGAGAACCAATCTCCTGACACAGTTATCAGATAGTTCTAGCGATATTATGTTTGCCCGCTTAACCGGTGTTCCTAGTGCCACCGGCACGATAGCAGTGGGAGACACTGCTCTAAATTCCACCACCACCATCACTATTCAGGAAGCTGGTCTGGTAGAATAA